One segment of Theobroma cacao cultivar B97-61/B2 chromosome 9, Criollo_cocoa_genome_V2, whole genome shotgun sequence DNA contains the following:
- the LOC18588980 gene encoding DNA (cytosine-5)-methyltransferase, whose translation MAESICRGAEEPWRVLEFYSGIGGMRYSLMKAGVNAQVVEAFDINDRANDVYQHNFGHRPYQGNIQSLTDADLDSYKAHVWLLSPPCQPYTRQGLQKHSADARAFSFLNILELITRMLKPPVMLFVENVVGFETSDTRAKMVEILAKSDFVTQEFILSPLQFGVPYSRPRYFCLAKRKPLSFQCQLFNNQLLWSPSPLFGNDENMVIGEYDQSQENWDKLIESCQPIEKFLEFTSSSDQVDVETCSFGTTDVSANGLETSEEFVGGDAFDFSSIDQFVVPLSLIERWGSAMDIVYPDSKRCCCFTKSYYRYVKGTGSLLATVQPKRKGKATSLKEQCLRYFTPREVANLHSFPEDFQFPKHISLRQRYAMLGNSLSAAVVAPLLQYLFAQPC comes from the exons atggcGGAAAGTATATGCAGAGGGGCAGAGGAGCCATGGCGAGTATTAGAATTCTACAGCGGCATTGGCGGCATG AGGTATTCGCTAATGAAAGCTGGTGTCAACGCTCAAGTAGTCGAAGCCTTTGATATTAACGATAGAGCTAATGATGTTTACCAACACAATTTCGGTCACCGCCCTTATCAG GGAAACATTCAGAGCCTAACTGATGCTGATCTTGACAGCTATAAGGCACACGTGTGGCTTCTTTCCCCTCCTTGCCAACCCTACACTAGACAAG gtCTTCAAAAACACTCTGCTGATGCTCGGgcattttcatttcttaatattcTTGAACTTATAACACGCATGTTAAAACCTCCAGTTATGCTATTTGTGGAAAATGTTGTTGGATTTGAG ACTTCAGATACTCGTGCAAAAATGGTTGAAATATTGGCAAAATCTGATTTTGTTACACAGGAGTTTATATTGAGCCCACTTCAATTTGGTGTTCCCTATTCTAGGCCACGTTACTTTTGCTtg GCAAAAAGAAAGCCCTTATCTTTTCAGTGCCAACTGTTCAATAACCAGCTTCTTTGGTCTCCAAGCCCGTTATTTGGTAATGATGAGAACATGGTGATTGGTGAATACGATCAATCACAAGAGAACTGGGATAAGTTGATCGAGTCTTGCCAACCAATAGAGAAGTTTCTTGAATTTACTTCTTCAAGTGATCAAGTAGACGTGGAGACCTGTTCTTTCGGGACTACTGATGTTTCTGCAAATGGTTTGGAAACTTCTGAGGAATTTGTTGGAGGAGATGCATTTGATTTCAGCTCTATAGATCAGTTTGTAGTTCCATTAAGTCTAATTGAGAGGTGGGGAAGTGCTATGG ATATTGTCTACCCGGATTCGAAACGATGCTGTTGTTTTACGAAAAGCTATTATCGATATGTGAAAGGTACTGGCTCCCTCTTGGCAACAGTTCAG CCAAAGAGAAAGGGGAAAGCTACTTCGTTAAAGGAGCAGTGCCTTAGATATTTTACACCAAGGGAG GTTGCCAATTTGCATTCTTTTCCAGAGGATTTTCAGTTTCCAAAGCACATAAGCCTTAGACAGCG TTATGCAATGCTGGGAAATAGTCTAAGTGCAGCTGTTGTTGCTCCCTTACTCCAGTATCTGTTTGCCCAACCATGCTGA